DNA sequence from the Hippopotamus amphibius kiboko isolate mHipAmp2 chromosome 1, mHipAmp2.hap2, whole genome shotgun sequence genome:
ggggaggtGGGCAAAAGTTTTTGGCTCGTCCTTGCGTCCTTATCTCTTTCTCCTGGTGTCCCGCTTCAACTCtccatcatttctctttttccctgctCTTGTCCCTTCTATTCCTCTCCTAGTCCCTCATTTTTATTCCTGTCCCTTTCCATCTCTgaccctccttccctttctttagTCTTCCTCTGCGTCTTCCAttttccccccttccctctttctgctttttctggcTCATTCCTCAAGTCTGTTCATCTCTCTTGGACACATCCCTCAccttctcaatctctctctcctaTTGGTCCACGAGGCTCCCTCTTCTTGGCTCCCTCTTCCTCATCATCTTTCTCTCCACCAGCTCCTCATACAGGGGGCTTTGGCCCAGGCTGTCACCAGCGGAGGAACCAAAGGCAACTTCTTCACCATGTTTCTGGCTGGCTCTCTGGGTGTTATGCTAGCCATCTACATAAACAGTAATGTCTCAGGCGAGGAGGATAAGGTCTGGTCATCAGACGGGGTAGGACGTGCACTTAAGTGTGGTAATAGTGAAAAGGCAGATCCTTTGGTGACCCACAGACATTATCTCCTTGAGCTTGGCCAGTGCCCTGGACTGAGATATGTCTTTGGCTCAGTCCAGTCCCTTCCCTTTTTGTATCTCGCCATCCTCCTTCTTCACATCAATCCTCCACTCACGTAGACAGAGATCTATGGGAAGGCACCAAGAGTAAGTGTTCTCCTCTTGTGTCCCCTGCCTAAGCCCTCTGGGGTTCATCTTTGCTCAGGACTTCACTTGCTCCTCCCCCAGACACACTGCATCAAGCACTGTAGTGGAAAGAGAGACAGACCCAAATTCAAACTTGGcttcactgtgtgaccttgacaagTTGCTTAATCTCCTTGAGcctcaacttcttttttttaaataattaattaatttttatatttggctgcattgggtcttcattgctgcgtgtgggctttctctagttttggatagtgggggctactcttcattgtgtgtggccttctcagtgcggtggcttctcttgttgtggagcacaggctctaggcgcacaggcttcagtagttgtgacacacgggcttagttgctccgtggcatgtggaatcttctctgaccagggatcgaacccgtgtcccctgcattggcaggcgggttctaaaccactgtgccacctggaaaGTCCTGAGCCTCAACTTCTTAATATGTAGGATGGAAATAGTAACATTTGTCTTAAGAGTTGTGGGGAGGAGAAGCAGTGTTACCGGGAGGAGAAGCAGTGCCTGGCAGTGACACAATGGatattgcttttcctttcttgatCCTTGAAGGGGCCCACCTGAATCCAGCCTTCTCCCTGGCCATGTGCCTCCTGGGACACCTCCCCTAGGCCAAGTTTCCCATTTACTCCTTGGTGCAGTTGCTGTCTGCTTTCTATGCTATTACAGTAATAGAGAAAACAGGGTTGAGGGCAGCTGTGTTTGGGCAAGGGTGCTTTAGAGCTGCTTTGAATGCACAAAGATGGAAATCCTGGGTGTCCCCCTACCCTGCAGATGCCCTACAGAACTATACAGTTGGGAACCTAACAGTGACTGGTCCCAAGGAGACAGCCTCCATCTTTGCCACCTACTTTGCACCCTATCTGTCCATGAGCAGTGGCTTCCTGGATCAGGTAGGCATGAGGGGGGTGACCTGGGCAAGCCACAACCTTTGCCCTTGTCCCCCAGGGACCTTGTCCTATTGTTCAGGCTCTGGGGGTGGGATGTGGAGTTGCATTTATCTTTGCACCTAACCTTCCCCAGCTCCCTGTGTTGGAAAGTCAGACGATGTGGGGCAGCAGCCTGGAGTGTTTGGGTGAGATAGGGCAGATAGAGCACCTGGCAGCTGGTGGGAGCCCCTCTGGCTCTGTCCACTCCAAGGTTCTGGGCACCTGGATGCTGATCGTGGGGATCTTGGCCATCCTAGACACATGGAACAAAGGAGTGCCTGTGGGTCTGGAGCCTGTGGTGGTGGGGTTGCTGACCTGGCCATCGGGCTATCCATGGGTGCCAACTATGGGTTCCCAATCAACCCTGCCAGGACCTCAGCCCATGGCTTTTCACCTGTGTGGCTGGCTGGGGCCCTGAAGTCTTCAGGTGAAAGATGGCCTCCCCTGGTGCTGTCCTTCCACTCATCCCTCTGCTAAAGGCTTTAACCCTGGGTCCCCAGATCTTTCCTCTTAAATAGTTCTCTTGGCCTCTTAGGACAGTGAACCTCCTCTAAGCCccaattctctctttctctcttgtcccctctctccccctctcccctttccacTGAAACAGTGAGATTCAGCAATTGTGTTCTTGGGCACATCACATTACCTGTTTGGGCATTAGTAAGCTTATAACAAAGCGCATATATTCAGATAATTCCCTAAGGCAAGAGGCTGGACCAAGCTCTCTTGGGGTCTCCTCCTCTCTAAGTGCTATGCTTTGGTGCCAAGACACCTTCTTTCTGGTGTCTATCACTCCAGGAACTGCTTTAGGGAGTTCTCTTATTACTATCCCCAGTCCTACAGAGGGAGGGAAGGCTAAGGGACTCACCCGCTATCTCTCTTCTGATCCTCTTGCAGCGCTGGCAACAGCTGGTGATGGATGCCTGTGGTGGGCCCTCCGGTGATGGCCACACTTGGCACAGCCACACACCAGCTGCTGGTGGCTCTGCACCACCCTGAGGACGCATAACCAGCTCAGGATCTAGAGTGTGCCCAACCTGAAGCCTCAGACTCCGAAAGTCCTGCCGCAACTCGGGTGCAGGAGAGTAAGCTGTGATTCCGACATGACAGTCCTCACCTCCCTCATGGACCCTGAAGAGGGCCAGAGACCCATCTCTGGTGACAAGATGTTGTTTCTCATTATTAATACACCAGGCCCTGGGCAGCTTCTCCGTTTACTCACCTAGGCATCGCTTCTTCCTAAATTGGGGAGGATGCCTGGACAGGGAGAACTGAGGAGGATCAGGGATGGGACCCAGGCTTTTCATCTCCTCTCCCCATGCAGGTTTTCGGACCCTGGACTTCCAGGAACGTAGTTCCTCAAAGTAGCCGCCAGAGTGCGCACCCCGGGAATCCGAGTGGGAAGGCTGCGGGAATCTGCAGGATGGTGGGGGCCGACCATCCAATGCGGGGCGTCCTCCAAAGCTTGGTCCTCACTGCCCGACTCCTAGCTCTCACAAGCTCAGCGCCGACCGCCTCTACGCTCACTGGGGTGCCTCGCCTAGACTCAGCCACCCCCAGAGA
Encoded proteins:
- the AQP10 gene encoding LOW QUALITY PROTEIN: aquaporin-10 (The sequence of the model RefSeq protein was modified relative to this genomic sequence to represent the inferred CDS: inserted 2 bases in 2 codons; substituted 4 bases at 4 genomic stop codons), whose protein sequence is MAHIQSLAEVKDQLQIRSLLVWQXLAEFLGVSVLQLLIQGALAQAVTSGGTKGNFFTMFLAGSLGVMLAIYINSNVSGAHLNPAFSLAMCLLGHLPXAKFPIYSLVQLLSAFYAITVTYPADALQNYTVGNLTVTGPKETASIFATYFAPYLSMSSGFLDQVLGTWMLIVGILAILDTWNKGVPVGLEPVVVGLLXLAIGLSMGANYGFPINPAXDLSPWLFTCVAGWGPEVFSAGNSWXWMPVVGPPVMATLGTATHQLLVALHHPEDAXPAQDLECAQPEASDSESPAATRVQESKL